In one Corallococcus sp. EGB genomic region, the following are encoded:
- a CDS encoding glucan 1,4-alpha-maltotetraohydrolase domain-containing protein, which translates to MTLKTRLLAVSTAGLFAATSAVAKPLDGASTDVMIQGFHWNSASAGGWWNTVKNNAATLKAAGFTMIWLPPPSDAASTQGYLPRQLNVLNSSYGTEAELTAALAALNAQGIKPIADIVVNHRVGTTNWADFTNPTWPGCSAVVAGDEWTGACGNADSGEGYAAARDLDHSQANVRADLKTWMNSRLKGVGFAGWRFDFVKGFAGSYVKEYVAATDPWFCVGEFWPTNYFDANNPNDWKQQIVNWVDATTGTCAAFDFATKGLLNDALTNNNYTRLKASDGKPAGGIGWWASRHVTFVDNHDTGPSESCGNGQNHWPVPCAKVMQGYAYVLTHPGIPTVYWAHYFNWGLGSSIKALMDIRKSAGLTSESTVSIQRAESGLYAAIIGGKVAVKLGSGSWSPGTGWTQAASGTDYTVWTTNTPPPTGTTANVEFVCNNGTTVMGQNVYVTGSVAELDTWSPTTTKILSPTAYPTWRGTYALPANTTVQWKCLKRDGSGNVVWQGGSNNTLTTPAAGGSTTATASF; encoded by the coding sequence ATGACGTTGAAGACCCGCCTGCTGGCCGTCTCCACGGCCGGCCTGTTCGCCGCCACGTCCGCCGTGGCCAAGCCGCTCGATGGAGCGAGCACCGACGTGATGATCCAGGGCTTCCACTGGAACTCCGCCAGCGCGGGCGGGTGGTGGAACACGGTGAAGAACAACGCGGCCACGCTGAAGGCCGCGGGCTTCACGATGATCTGGCTGCCGCCGCCCTCGGACGCGGCGTCCACGCAGGGCTACCTGCCCCGGCAGCTCAACGTGCTCAACTCCAGCTACGGCACGGAGGCGGAGCTCACCGCCGCGCTGGCCGCGCTCAACGCGCAGGGCATCAAGCCCATCGCGGACATCGTGGTGAACCACCGCGTGGGCACCACCAACTGGGCGGACTTCACCAACCCCACCTGGCCCGGCTGCAGCGCGGTGGTCGCGGGTGACGAGTGGACGGGCGCATGCGGCAACGCCGACAGCGGCGAGGGCTACGCCGCGGCGCGCGACCTGGACCACTCGCAGGCGAACGTGCGCGCGGACCTGAAGACGTGGATGAACAGCCGCCTGAAGGGCGTGGGCTTCGCGGGCTGGCGCTTCGACTTCGTGAAGGGCTTCGCGGGCAGCTACGTGAAGGAGTACGTCGCCGCCACGGACCCCTGGTTCTGCGTGGGCGAGTTCTGGCCCACCAACTACTTCGACGCGAACAACCCCAACGACTGGAAGCAGCAGATCGTCAACTGGGTGGATGCCACGACGGGCACCTGCGCCGCGTTCGACTTCGCCACCAAGGGCCTGCTCAACGACGCGCTCACCAACAACAACTACACGCGCCTGAAGGCGTCCGACGGCAAGCCCGCGGGCGGCATCGGCTGGTGGGCCAGCCGCCACGTCACCTTCGTGGACAACCACGACACCGGCCCCAGCGAGTCGTGCGGCAACGGGCAGAACCACTGGCCGGTGCCGTGCGCCAAGGTGATGCAGGGCTACGCCTACGTGCTCACCCATCCGGGCATCCCCACCGTCTACTGGGCGCACTACTTCAACTGGGGCCTGGGCAGCTCCATCAAGGCGCTGATGGACATCCGCAAGAGCGCGGGCCTCACGTCTGAATCCACCGTCAGCATCCAGCGCGCGGAGAGCGGCCTGTACGCGGCCATCATCGGCGGCAAGGTGGCGGTGAAGCTGGGCAGCGGCTCCTGGAGCCCCGGCACCGGCTGGACGCAGGCCGCCTCCGGCACCGACTACACCGTGTGGACCACCAACACGCCGCCCCCCACCGGCACCACCGCCAACGTGGAGTTCGTGTGCAACAACGGCACGACCGTGATGGGCCAGAACGTCTACGTCACCGGCAGCGTCGCGGAGCTCGACACCTGGAGCCCCACCACCACGAAGATTCTGAGCCCCACCGCGTACCCCACCTGGCGCGGCACCTACGCGCTGCCCGCGAACACGACCGTGCAGTGGAAGTGCCTCAAGCGCGACGGCAGCGGCAACGTCGTCTGGCAGGGCGGGAGCAACAACACCCTCACCACCCCGGCCGCCGGCGGGAGCACCACCGCCACCGCCAGCTTCTGA